From Sphingomonas nostoxanthinifaciens, a single genomic window includes:
- the mazG gene encoding nucleoside triphosphate pyrophosphohydrolase: MRLVAIMARLRDPERGCAWDVAQTFATIAPYTIEEAYEVADACARDDMAELRDELGDLLLQVVFHARMAEERGAFALADVATAISEKMERRHPHVFGDGAGGHHQWEAIKAAERAAKADDPSALAGVALALPALMRAEKLQKRAARTGFDWPDAEGARAKIDEEAAEVAAAPDAAAREEEIGDLLFAVVNWARKLGHDPEVALRAANAKFERRFRAMEAIAGDGFAALTLEDKERLWQTVKKRPA, encoded by the coding sequence ATGCGGCTGGTCGCGATCATGGCGCGGTTGCGCGATCCCGAGCGTGGTTGCGCATGGGACGTTGCGCAGACCTTCGCGACGATCGCGCCCTATACGATCGAGGAGGCCTATGAGGTCGCGGACGCCTGCGCGCGCGACGATATGGCGGAGCTGCGCGACGAGCTCGGCGACTTGCTGCTCCAGGTCGTGTTCCATGCGCGCATGGCCGAGGAACGTGGCGCCTTCGCGCTGGCCGATGTCGCCACGGCGATTTCCGAGAAGATGGAGCGTCGCCACCCGCATGTCTTCGGCGACGGCGCCGGTGGCCATCATCAGTGGGAAGCGATCAAGGCCGCCGAGCGCGCCGCCAAAGCCGACGATCCCAGCGCCCTCGCCGGGGTCGCGCTAGCGCTGCCGGCGCTGATGCGGGCCGAGAAATTGCAGAAGCGCGCCGCGCGGACCGGCTTCGACTGGCCCGATGCCGAGGGCGCGCGCGCCAAGATCGACGAGGAAGCCGCCGAGGTCGCCGCCGCGCCCGATGCCGCGGCTCGGGAGGAAGAGATTGGCGACCTGCTGTTCGCGGTCGTCAACTGGGCGCGCAAGCTCGGCCACGATCCCGAGGTCGCCCTGCGCGCCGCCAATGCCAAGTTCGAGCGCCGCTTCCGCGCGATGGAGGCGATTGCCGGCGACGGCTTCGCCGCGCTGACGCTCGAAGACAAGGAGCGGCTTTGGCAGACCGTCAAAAAGCGGCCGGCCTGA
- a CDS encoding MBL fold metallo-hydrolase produces the protein MRITILGCGTSSGVPRIGGEWGDCDADDPRNQRTRASILVESATTTILVDTGPDMRAQLLAAEVERIDAVIWTHEHADHTHGIDDLRQVFHLRGAAVPGYGRRETLDLLRKRFAYVFAGRHGYPATVAAHDLADDVMIGDIRVRTVDQPHGAITSAGLRFDHDGVSAGYATDFHSFTPEMASLFAGLDLWIADALRRAPHPTHAHLAVTLDAIAQVRPRRTILTHMDQSMDYRALANELPDDVEPGFDGLTVTLA, from the coding sequence GTGAGGATCACGATCCTCGGCTGCGGCACGTCGTCGGGGGTGCCGCGGATCGGCGGCGAATGGGGCGACTGCGATGCCGACGATCCGCGTAACCAACGCACGCGCGCGTCAATCCTCGTCGAAAGCGCGACGACGACGATCCTTGTCGATACGGGCCCGGATATGCGCGCGCAGTTGTTGGCGGCCGAGGTCGAACGGATCGATGCGGTGATCTGGACGCACGAGCATGCCGATCACACCCACGGCATCGACGATCTTCGCCAAGTCTTCCATCTGCGCGGCGCGGCGGTGCCCGGCTATGGGCGGCGGGAGACGCTCGACCTGCTGCGGAAACGCTTCGCCTATGTCTTCGCCGGGCGGCATGGCTATCCGGCAACGGTGGCAGCGCACGATCTGGCGGACGACGTCATGATCGGCGACATCCGCGTGCGCACCGTCGATCAGCCGCACGGCGCGATCACGTCGGCGGGCCTACGCTTCGACCATGATGGCGTCAGCGCCGGCTATGCCACCGATTTCCATAGCTTTACGCCTGAGATGGCAAGCCTCTTCGCGGGGCTCGATCTGTGGATCGCCGACGCGCTGCGCCGCGCGCCGCATCCGACGCATGCTCATCTTGCGGTGACGCTGGATGCGATCGCGCAGGTGCGGCCACGCCGAACCATCCTGACGCACATGGATCAGTCGATGGATTACCGCGCGCTGGCGAACGAACTGCCGGACGACGTCGAGCCGGGCTTCGACGGGCTCACGGTCACGCTCGCATGA
- a CDS encoding TatD family hydrolase encodes MLIDSHCHLNYKGLVEEQPAVLARARARGVTGMLNIATREREWDAIIATAEREPDVWASVGIHPHEADAHPDVDTARLVAVAAHPRVIGIGETGLDYYYDHSDRARQQASFRAHIAASRMTGLPLIIHTRDAEADTAAILTEEMEQGVFPALIHCFTASAEFAAKALELGLFISISGIVTFKNATALQATAATLPADRLLIETDAPFLAPVPHRGKTGEPAFVADTAAFLAKLRGEDVADLMERTAHNFFRLFGKAA; translated from the coding sequence ATGCTGATCGATAGCCACTGCCACCTGAACTATAAGGGGCTGGTCGAAGAGCAGCCGGCGGTGTTGGCGCGGGCGCGGGCGCGCGGCGTGACGGGGATGCTCAACATCGCGACGCGCGAGCGCGAATGGGACGCCATCATCGCGACTGCGGAGCGCGAGCCCGACGTGTGGGCCTCGGTCGGCATCCACCCGCACGAGGCGGACGCGCATCCGGATGTGGATACCGCGCGGCTGGTCGCGGTGGCGGCGCATCCGCGCGTGATCGGGATCGGCGAGACCGGGCTCGATTATTATTACGACCATTCGGACCGGGCGCGGCAGCAGGCGAGCTTCCGTGCGCATATCGCCGCCTCGCGCATGACCGGGCTGCCGCTCATCATCCACACGCGCGATGCCGAGGCGGATACCGCGGCGATCCTGACCGAGGAGATGGAGCAGGGCGTCTTCCCGGCTTTGATCCACTGCTTCACCGCCAGCGCCGAATTCGCCGCCAAGGCGCTGGAATTGGGGCTGTTCATCTCGATCTCGGGCATCGTCACGTTCAAGAATGCGACGGCGCTGCAGGCCACCGCGGCGACCCTGCCGGCGGATCGGCTGCTGATCGAAACCGATGCACCGTTCCTCGCGCCGGTCCCGCATCGCGGCAAGACCGGAGAGCCCGCGTTCGTCGCCGATACCGCCGCTTTCCTCGCCAAGCTGCGCGGCGAGGATGTCGCCGACCTGATGGAAAGGACGGCGCACAACTTCTTTCGATTGTTCGGAAAAGCTGCGTGA
- the metG gene encoding methionine--tRNA ligase: MADPFYITTAIAYPNGRPHIGHAYEAIGADAIARYRRLQGRDVFFMTGTDEHGLKMAQAAKARGITPLALADEMSGYFREMDEALNISFDRYIRTTEPAHYEASQALWRAMQANGDIYLGRYEGWYSVRDEAFYDEKELVDGEGGARLSPQNTPVEWTVEESWFFRLSAYADKLLAHYEAHPDFIRPEGRRNEVTSFVRGGLSDLSISRTSFDWGVPVPDAPGHVMYVWVDALTNYLTGTGYPEKSEAYERFWPADLHLIGKDIVRFHAVYWPAFLMAAGVPLPRQVFGHGFVLNKGEKMSKSVGNVVDPIDLARTYGVDQLRYFLLREVSFGQDGSYSHEAIVTRCNADLANGLGNLAQRCLSMIAKNCGGVVPAPGAAHDQLGLADLLPRLDAAFDELALHRALEIVWDGVALANRYFADMAPWSLRKEDPAMADGVLYRTAEAVRILAILARWAIPASADALLDQLGQGADARDFAALATPIVPGTLLPPPQGVFPRWVES; the protein is encoded by the coding sequence ATGGCCGACCCCTTCTACATCACCACCGCCATCGCCTATCCGAACGGCCGGCCGCATATCGGCCATGCCTATGAGGCGATCGGTGCCGACGCGATCGCGCGCTATCGCCGGCTGCAGGGCCGCGACGTGTTTTTCATGACCGGCACCGACGAGCACGGGCTGAAGATGGCGCAGGCTGCCAAGGCGCGCGGCATCACGCCGCTCGCGCTGGCCGACGAAATGTCCGGATATTTCCGTGAGATGGACGAGGCTCTCAACATCTCGTTCGATCGCTACATCCGGACCACCGAGCCCGCCCATTATGAGGCGAGCCAGGCCCTGTGGCGCGCGATGCAGGCCAATGGCGACATCTATCTCGGCCGTTACGAGGGCTGGTATTCGGTTCGCGACGAGGCCTTTTACGACGAGAAGGAACTGGTCGACGGGGAAGGGGGCGCCCGCCTTTCGCCGCAGAATACGCCGGTCGAGTGGACGGTCGAGGAGAGCTGGTTCTTCCGCCTTTCGGCCTATGCCGACAAGCTCCTCGCGCATTACGAGGCGCATCCCGATTTCATCCGGCCTGAGGGACGCCGCAACGAGGTGACCAGCTTCGTGCGCGGGGGCCTGTCCGATCTCTCGATCTCGCGCACCAGCTTCGACTGGGGGGTGCCGGTGCCCGACGCGCCGGGGCATGTGATGTACGTGTGGGTGGACGCGCTCACCAATTATCTGACCGGCACAGGATATCCAGAAAAGTCCGAAGCTTACGAGCGCTTCTGGCCGGCCGATCTGCACCTGATCGGCAAGGATATCGTCCGCTTCCACGCGGTCTATTGGCCGGCCTTCCTGATGGCTGCCGGCGTGCCGCTGCCGCGCCAGGTGTTCGGCCACGGCTTCGTGCTCAACAAGGGCGAGAAAATGTCGAAGTCGGTCGGCAACGTCGTCGACCCGATCGATCTGGCGCGCACCTACGGCGTCGACCAGCTGCGCTATTTCCTGCTGCGCGAGGTGAGCTTCGGCCAGGATGGCAGCTATAGCCACGAGGCGATCGTCACGCGCTGCAACGCTGATCTCGCCAACGGCCTCGGCAATCTCGCCCAGCGCTGCCTCAGCATGATCGCCAAGAATTGCGGCGGCGTCGTGCCCGCACCCGGCGCCGCGCACGACCAGCTTGGACTCGCCGACCTGCTGCCGCGGCTGGACGCCGCGTTCGACGAACTGGCCCTGCACCGCGCGCTGGAGATCGTGTGGGACGGGGTCGCGCTCGCCAACCGCTATTTCGCCGACATGGCGCCGTGGTCGCTGCGCAAGGAAGATCCGGCGATGGCCGACGGGGTGCTCTACCGCACGGCCGAGGCGGTGCGCATCCTCGCCATCCTCGCGCGCTGGGCGATCCCTGCCAGTGCCGACGCCTTGCTCGATCAGCTGGGGCAGGGGGCGGACGCGCGCGACTTCGCCGCGCTGGCGACACCGATCGTGCCCGGCACATTGTTGCCGCCGCCGCAGGGCGTGTTCCCGCGCTGGGTCGAGAGCTGA
- a CDS encoding AAA family ATPase produces the protein MTLIGHASAVAALRDAASGDRIHHAWLLAGPKGIGKATFATAAARWLLAREAGPAFESDGLDVPAAHPIGSLLDAGSHPDFRVLARLPKDRSEELARSIAVDQVRALQPLFATTPSLSRRRVVVIDAIDDLERNAANALLKNLEEPPRGTIFLLVSHAPGRLLPTIRSRCRLLRFGALDAPEVAAVLRTVLPDADSGEITDLVGVAGGAPGTALGFTGLDIAGLDAAIDRLAREGDPGNALRAQLGRALATKAAQGRYEAFLERAPSRIAAAARTAPPARLGELTALWRQAREIGDRAVRQSADPQTTVFELAGLVAALAHKSAHAKA, from the coding sequence GTGACGCTGATTGGGCATGCTTCGGCGGTGGCGGCGTTGCGTGACGCCGCATCGGGCGATCGTATTCATCATGCATGGCTGCTGGCGGGGCCGAAAGGCATCGGCAAGGCGACCTTCGCCACTGCTGCGGCGCGCTGGCTGCTCGCGCGTGAGGCAGGCCCGGCATTCGAGTCCGATGGCCTCGACGTACCGGCAGCGCACCCGATCGGCTCGTTGCTCGATGCCGGATCACACCCTGATTTCCGTGTCTTGGCGCGTCTTCCCAAGGATCGATCGGAAGAACTTGCACGCTCGATCGCGGTCGATCAGGTGCGCGCGCTGCAGCCGCTTTTCGCCACCACGCCGAGCCTGTCGCGGCGCCGCGTGGTGGTGATCGACGCGATCGACGATCTCGAACGCAATGCCGCCAACGCATTGCTCAAGAATCTCGAGGAGCCCCCGCGCGGCACGATCTTCCTGCTCGTCAGCCACGCGCCGGGGCGGTTGCTGCCGACGATCCGCTCGCGCTGCCGCCTGTTGCGCTTCGGGGCGCTCGATGCGCCCGAGGTGGCAGCGGTGCTGCGCACGGTCCTGCCCGACGCGGATTCCGGCGAGATCACGGACCTCGTTGGCGTCGCCGGTGGCGCGCCGGGAACGGCGCTTGGCTTTACCGGGCTGGACATTGCCGGTCTCGACGCCGCAATCGACCGGCTGGCACGCGAGGGCGATCCCGGCAATGCGCTCCGCGCGCAGCTCGGTCGCGCGCTCGCCACGAAGGCCGCGCAAGGCCGCTACGAGGCATTCCTCGAACGGGCGCCCTCGCGCATCGCCGCCGCCGCCCGCACCGCACCACCGGCACGATTGGGCGAACTGACCGCCTTGTGGCGGCAGGCGCGCGAGATCGGCGATCGGGCCGTCCGCCAGTCGGCCGACCCGCAGACGACTGTGTTCGAGCTGGCCGGGCTGGTCGCCGCGCTTGCGCATAAGAGTGCCCACGCTAAAGCCTGA
- the tmk gene encoding dTMP kinase, with protein sequence MIAPGRFISLEGGEGVGKSTQARALAAALRARGLEVVETREPGGSAGAEAIRGLLLGGASDRWEARAEALLFAAARADHVARTIRPALAAGAWVVCDRFVDSSIAYQGADGLGREAIMALHAIGSEGLLPDRTLLLRLPRAIATAREIERDAGAPDRFGLRDDAYRAAVEQAFVTLAEDDPMRWRMVTAEGNPDEVTARLLDSLADLL encoded by the coding sequence ATGATCGCGCCGGGCCGCTTCATCAGCCTCGAAGGCGGGGAGGGGGTCGGCAAATCGACCCAGGCACGCGCGCTCGCCGCTGCGCTGCGCGCACGCGGGCTGGAGGTGGTGGAGACGCGCGAGCCCGGCGGCAGCGCCGGCGCGGAGGCGATCCGCGGCCTGCTCCTCGGTGGCGCATCCGATCGCTGGGAGGCACGCGCCGAGGCGTTGCTGTTCGCGGCGGCGCGCGCCGACCATGTCGCGCGCACGATCCGGCCAGCGCTCGCAGCCGGCGCGTGGGTGGTGTGCGATCGCTTCGTCGACAGCTCGATCGCCTATCAGGGCGCCGACGGGCTCGGGCGTGAGGCGATCATGGCCTTGCACGCGATCGGGAGCGAGGGACTGCTGCCCGACCGCACCCTGCTGTTGCGCTTGCCCCGCGCGATCGCGACCGCGCGCGAGATCGAGCGCGACGCGGGCGCGCCCGACCGCTTCGGGCTGCGCGACGACGCCTATCGCGCCGCGGTCGAGCAGGCCTTCGTCACGCTGGCGGAGGACGATCCCATGCGCTGGCGCATGGTCACGGCCGAGGGTAATCCGGACGAGGTAACTGCGCGCCTGCTGGACAGTCTGGCGGACCTGCTGTGA
- a CDS encoding D-alanyl-D-alanine carboxypeptidase family protein gives MRHRFVALALAATALVALPGEAAAPPFDTPATVAYMKDLSSGAVLFSKNADVRIPPASLAKMMTVYVAFDLVKKGQLKLSDMVNVRPETWKQWHGPAAGSTMFLSPNEQVSVANLLLGIITLSGNDACVVLAEHIAGTEPAFTNLMNHKAQELGLANSHFGTSNGWPDGGVTYVTAHDLTTLATATIQNFPDLYKQFYSRPNFTWGKTLGSGADITQANRDPLLGRVPGADGLKTGHTEESGYSFTGSAEQNGRRLVMVMSGLTSFNQRIEQSVAFMNWGLHAWQAKPLFAKGKQVATAPVQRGAARSVGLVAPRDLAVTLPAGMGSDVKVSVAYDGPIKAPIKAGTPIAQLIVRTPDGPPQVMPLVAASDVPVAGFFGHVGNGVARLFGKG, from the coding sequence ATGCGCCATCGTTTCGTCGCCCTTGCGCTCGCAGCCACCGCGCTCGTCGCGCTGCCGGGTGAGGCTGCGGCCCCGCCGTTCGATACGCCTGCAACCGTCGCCTACATGAAGGACCTGTCGTCGGGCGCGGTGTTGTTTTCCAAGAATGCCGACGTCCGCATTCCGCCCGCCAGCTTGGCGAAGATGATGACGGTCTATGTCGCGTTCGACCTCGTCAAGAAGGGCCAGCTCAAGCTGTCCGACATGGTCAATGTCCGGCCCGAGACGTGGAAGCAGTGGCACGGCCCCGCCGCCGGCTCGACGATGTTCCTGTCGCCGAACGAGCAGGTGTCGGTGGCCAATCTGCTGCTGGGCATCATCACCTTGTCGGGCAACGACGCCTGCGTGGTGCTGGCCGAGCATATCGCCGGGACCGAGCCGGCCTTCACCAACCTGATGAACCACAAGGCGCAGGAGCTGGGGCTGGCCAACAGTCATTTCGGCACGTCGAACGGCTGGCCCGATGGCGGTGTCACCTACGTGACGGCGCATGACCTGACGACGCTCGCCACCGCGACGATCCAGAACTTCCCCGATCTCTACAAGCAGTTCTACAGCCGCCCGAACTTCACCTGGGGCAAGACGCTGGGCTCGGGCGCAGACATCACCCAGGCCAATCGCGATCCGCTGCTGGGCCGCGTGCCCGGGGCCGACGGGCTCAAGACCGGCCATACCGAGGAATCGGGCTACAGCTTCACGGGTTCGGCCGAGCAGAACGGGCGGCGGCTGGTGATGGTGATGTCGGGGCTGACCTCGTTCAACCAGCGGATCGAGCAGTCGGTCGCGTTCATGAACTGGGGCCTGCACGCCTGGCAGGCCAAGCCTTTGTTCGCCAAGGGCAAGCAGGTGGCGACTGCACCGGTGCAGCGCGGCGCCGCGCGCTCGGTCGGGCTGGTCGCGCCGCGCGATCTGGCGGTGACGCTGCCGGCGGGCATGGGCAGCGACGTCAAGGTGTCGGTCGCCTATGACGGCCCGATCAAGGCGCCGATCAAGGCAGGAACCCCGATCGCGCAACTGATCGTGCGCACGCCCGACGGTCCGCCGCAGGTTATGCCGCTGGTGGCGGCGAGCGACGTGCCGGTGGCCGGTTTCTTCGGCCACGTCGGCAACGGCGTCGCGCGGCTGTTCGGCAAGGGATGA
- a CDS encoding lytic murein transglycosylase, whose product MDLALRAFVASLRPRALAEGVRPATFDRETAGLTYDGKVVRLDRAQPGGMPGVSRPGSIDFAPYRRQHVDQAHIVKGQRLYAELAGSLNETQRRTGVPGPIALSIFGHETGYGSFSGNYDLIRSFATLAFDGRRRDLFTAELIATLKLIDRGFSRVELKGSWAGATGYPQFLPSVYLRLGTDGDGDGRADIWTDRADALASIAAYLQEAGWKPNTLWGVAATVPADFDRASVATKLVSPRCPRVHARLSRWLTVGEWKARGITVTGFPAPADGELARLIEPDGPAATAYLLTANYGALLDYNCSNFYGLAAGLLADEIAR is encoded by the coding sequence ATGGACCTCGCGCTTCGTGCGTTCGTCGCGTCGCTCCGGCCGAGGGCCTTGGCAGAGGGGGTCAGGCCCGCAACGTTCGATCGCGAGACGGCGGGCCTGACCTATGACGGCAAGGTCGTGCGGCTCGATCGCGCGCAGCCGGGCGGCATGCCGGGGGTCAGCCGGCCGGGCTCGATCGATTTCGCGCCCTATCGCCGCCAGCATGTCGATCAGGCGCATATCGTGAAGGGCCAGCGGCTTTATGCCGAGCTGGCCGGCTCGCTCAACGAGACGCAGCGCCGCACCGGCGTGCCGGGGCCGATCGCGCTGTCGATCTTCGGGCACGAGACCGGCTATGGCAGCTTCAGCGGCAATTACGATCTGATCCGCTCGTTCGCGACGCTTGCTTTCGACGGGCGGCGGCGCGACCTGTTCACCGCCGAGCTGATCGCGACGCTGAAGCTGATCGACCGTGGCTTTTCCCGCGTCGAGCTCAAGGGGAGTTGGGCCGGCGCGACCGGCTATCCGCAATTCCTGCCCTCGGTCTATCTGCGATTGGGCACCGACGGCGACGGCGACGGCCGCGCCGACATCTGGACCGACCGCGCCGACGCGCTCGCCTCGATCGCCGCTTACCTGCAGGAGGCGGGGTGGAAGCCGAACACCCTGTGGGGCGTTGCGGCGACCGTGCCGGCCGACTTCGATCGGGCATCGGTTGCGACCAAGCTGGTCTCGCCGCGCTGCCCGCGCGTCCACGCCCGCCTCAGTCGCTGGCTGACGGTCGGCGAGTGGAAGGCGCGCGGGATCACCGTCACCGGCTTCCCCGCGCCGGCCGATGGCGAACTCGCCCGGCTGATCGAGCCCGACGGCCCGGCTGCCACCGCCTACCTGCTCACCGCCAATTATGGCGCCTTGCTGGATTACAATTGCTCCAACTTCTACGGGCTCGCCGCCGGCCTGCTGGCGGACGAGATCGCGCGCTAG
- the asnB gene encoding asparagine synthase (glutamine-hydrolyzing) — translation MCGIAGWYRRSGGPVSSTVVQNQCQSLFHRGPDDDGIFVDGDFGFGMRRLSILDIAGGHQPMETADKRFVIVFNGEIYNHRDIRDTLAGRYPFVTGSDTETILAAFSVWGNDAWAMLEGMFAVAIWDRLTRTLTLSRDALGIKPLYLSLQHGGIAFGSELKALRRLPGHDFTIDDRAVHDFFSFGHVRRPRSIFREVFSLDPGHYLTIGAEGEPVVRAYWKPRLRQASTACSAEEWVEQMRAMLLDSTSRHLQSDVPVGAFLSGGIDSAAILAAARRSSDQPITAFTVGYPGARIDETAAAAEIAAHLGCEHIVLPLKPDDAIAILPDLVRSFDEPFADMAAIPTWYASKLAGEHVKVVLCGEGGDEMFAGYKRHRNAHAIERWRSVIDAIGPLGAMIDRVPVTRSSRINYLRQHARRFAEFIRLPDGYQQFFAATQISSSSLRRSVFTPEFRATFEGADSLCRLEEEYFSDDNALGLSALDQFLFGDLTLNMPSAMLTRLDRMSMAHSVEARVPFLSQKVVDWSLTVPTSMKLSGATGKVILRRAIEPWLPPAVLRRPKQGFQIPHAHWMQGQFGAFAQTVWHDSGAASAGYLDPAAVDRLFDEHRRGAADNGRMLYAIATFGLWYQAHRQQMGSA, via the coding sequence ATGTGCGGCATAGCCGGTTGGTATCGGCGGAGCGGCGGACCGGTATCATCGACGGTCGTCCAAAATCAGTGCCAGTCGCTCTTTCATCGCGGCCCCGACGATGACGGCATATTCGTCGACGGCGATTTCGGCTTTGGAATGCGCCGGCTGAGCATCCTCGATATTGCTGGCGGCCATCAGCCGATGGAGACCGCCGACAAGCGCTTCGTCATCGTCTTCAACGGCGAGATCTATAATCATCGCGATATCCGCGACACGCTGGCCGGCCGATATCCGTTCGTCACGGGCAGCGACACCGAGACCATCCTCGCGGCCTTTTCGGTGTGGGGCAACGACGCCTGGGCGATGCTCGAGGGGATGTTCGCGGTCGCGATCTGGGACCGGCTGACCCGCACCCTTACATTGTCGCGCGACGCGCTTGGCATCAAGCCGCTCTACCTGTCGCTGCAGCACGGCGGCATCGCGTTCGGATCCGAGCTGAAGGCGTTACGCCGGCTTCCCGGCCACGACTTCACGATCGACGATCGCGCGGTGCACGACTTCTTTTCGTTCGGCCATGTCCGTCGGCCGCGATCGATCTTCCGCGAAGTCTTCTCGCTGGATCCGGGCCACTATCTCACGATCGGCGCCGAGGGCGAGCCAGTCGTGCGCGCTTACTGGAAACCCCGGCTGCGGCAGGCATCCACCGCCTGTTCCGCGGAGGAATGGGTCGAACAGATGCGCGCCATGCTGCTCGATTCGACCTCGCGACACCTCCAGTCGGACGTTCCAGTGGGCGCGTTCCTGTCGGGCGGTATCGATTCCGCCGCGATTTTGGCAGCTGCGAGGCGATCGTCCGATCAGCCGATCACCGCCTTCACGGTCGGCTATCCGGGCGCGCGCATCGACGAGACCGCCGCGGCGGCCGAAATCGCGGCCCATCTCGGCTGCGAACATATCGTCCTGCCGCTGAAGCCGGACGATGCGATCGCGATCCTCCCCGATCTGGTGCGATCGTTCGACGAACCGTTCGCCGACATGGCCGCGATCCCGACCTGGTACGCATCGAAGCTTGCCGGCGAACATGTGAAAGTGGTGCTGTGCGGCGAAGGCGGCGACGAGATGTTCGCCGGATATAAGCGCCACCGCAATGCCCATGCGATCGAGCGGTGGCGGTCGGTGATCGACGCGATCGGGCCGCTGGGGGCGATGATCGATCGCGTTCCGGTCACCCGCTCGTCGCGGATCAACTATCTCCGCCAGCATGCGCGGCGATTTGCCGAGTTCATTCGCCTGCCGGATGGCTATCAGCAGTTTTTTGCCGCGACGCAGATCAGCAGCAGCAGCCTGCGACGGAGCGTCTTCACGCCTGAGTTTCGCGCCACCTTCGAAGGCGCCGACAGCCTGTGCCGACTGGAAGAGGAGTATTTCTCCGACGATAATGCGCTCGGGCTGTCAGCGCTGGATCAGTTCCTGTTCGGCGATCTGACGCTCAACATGCCGTCCGCGATGCTCACGCGGCTTGATCGGATGAGCATGGCCCATTCGGTCGAGGCACGTGTGCCGTTCCTGTCGCAAAAGGTGGTCGACTGGTCGCTGACGGTCCCGACCAGCATGAAGCTTTCGGGCGCGACCGGGAAGGTGATCCTCCGGCGCGCTATCGAGCCCTGGCTCCCGCCCGCGGTTCTCCGGCGGCCGAAGCAGGGCTTCCAGATCCCTCACGCCCACTGGATGCAAGGGCAGTTCGGCGCATTCGCCCAGACCGTGTGGCATGACAGCGGCGCGGCATCGGCGGGCTATCTCGATCCCGCAGCCGTCGACCGACTGTTCGACGAGCATCGCCGCGGGGCCGCCGACAATGGGCGGATGCTCTACGCTATCGCGACCTTCGGCTTATGGTATCAGGCGCATCGCCAACAGATGGGGAGCGCATAG
- a CDS encoding glycosyltransferase, whose product MLDGQDVRGRSVSLVIHTFDRGGSGRVAAYLARGFADHGMVVDLTVFARGGDVEALATELAGQDIPIRYFGRSSGIRPLDLMLGMGKLVRQLRADRPDFVVSCANNVALVCAVAHRRSGVPGKLFVKTTNPIATSRHKGLVRRIRLWTYGLAFRWVSAVWTLSSQESDEMRDAFPGFASLFRDVANPYVTTAMLAEPTAPPAATGKTVIAVARLTAQKRLERLIAAFAEVRHPNTRLLILGEGEERAALTAQIATLGLQDRVSMPGYVNDVAGALHAADLFVLPSDYEGLPAVVLESMAANCPVLGTDCFPAAQHLLGQSEGCAIIERTDPASLAAQIDAHLLLPRPSSLRAIAARYSIPQGVESHLDALRSAA is encoded by the coding sequence ATGCTGGACGGCCAAGATGTGCGGGGCCGCAGCGTCAGCCTCGTCATCCACACGTTCGATCGCGGCGGCAGTGGGCGCGTCGCGGCATATCTGGCTCGCGGCTTTGCCGATCACGGCATGGTGGTCGATCTCACGGTGTTCGCGCGCGGCGGCGACGTCGAGGCGCTCGCCACCGAACTTGCGGGGCAGGATATTCCGATCCGCTATTTCGGGCGATCGAGTGGAATAAGGCCGCTCGATCTGATGCTGGGGATGGGCAAGCTCGTCCGACAATTGCGCGCCGACCGCCCCGATTTCGTCGTTTCGTGCGCGAACAACGTGGCGCTGGTCTGCGCCGTCGCGCACCGGCGGTCGGGGGTGCCGGGCAAGCTGTTCGTCAAGACGACCAATCCGATCGCCACCTCGCGCCACAAGGGCCTCGTCCGGCGGATCCGCCTGTGGACATACGGCCTCGCCTTCCGCTGGGTGTCCGCGGTCTGGACGCTCAGCAGCCAGGAGAGCGACGAGATGCGCGATGCCTTCCCCGGCTTCGCGTCGCTCTTCCGCGACGTCGCGAACCCCTACGTGACGACCGCCATGCTTGCGGAGCCGACCGCCCCGCCGGCGGCGACGGGCAAGACCGTGATCGCGGTTGCTAGGCTCACCGCGCAGAAGCGGCTGGAGCGACTGATCGCCGCGTTCGCCGAGGTGCGCCATCCGAATACGCGCCTGCTGATCCTAGGCGAGGGAGAGGAGCGCGCGGCGCTCACGGCGCAGATCGCGACGCTCGGATTGCAGGACCGCGTCAGCATGCCGGGCTATGTCAACGACGTCGCCGGGGCGCTTCATGCCGCCGATCTCTTCGTGCTGCCGTCGGATTATGAAGGGCTCCCCGCCGTCGTGCTCGAATCGATGGCCGCCAATTGCCCGGTCCTCGGCACCGATTGCTTCCCCGCCGCGCAGCATCTGCTCGGACAGTCCGAAGGCTGCGCCATCATCGAACGGACGGATCCGGCGAGCCTTGCGGCGCAGATCGACGCTCACCTGCTCCTGCCGCGTCCGTCCAGCCTGCGGGCGATCGCCGCGCGTTATTCTATTCCACAGGGTGTCGAAAGCCATCTGGACGCGCTGCGCTCGGCCGCCTGA